A section of the Oenanthe melanoleuca isolate GR-GAL-2019-014 chromosome 6, OMel1.0, whole genome shotgun sequence genome encodes:
- the MYPN gene encoding myopalladin isoform X1 produces MQDDSLETSTSISQLLRESYLAETKRQGKSERSRSEPVSHNFHYGNASGDSDEVAAQDDLPDLSAFLSQEELDESVNLARQAIDQNPLETKQDELQAHSQHPPDQLNNTGKHKQMAQSTALKTSDNGLHSNFCQEHVRNTKGSKGSSQDLKKHHLPSESESKKEFLNKAADFIEELSSLFKAHNSERIRPRTCKNYKSKIDSKNKSAQKGSSSLSLTSENRERLSIPAPQDLENKAEKTFEQTDQQAANLESVSQLTSAELKTESESASVYSDEPIGQPPRFTQKLKSREVPEGSKVQLDCIVVGIPAPEVRWYCEGKELENSPDIQIIQTGDRHSLIIVEAFEEDTGRYSCFASNIYGTDSTSAEIYIEGISSSDSEGEIIKDEMDHKPRPANTSVNAASPAVRTATKHQETSKVPPAVVQPVSVPVQTVSTPANQAQSPTNYLQGLDGRPIIAAPVFTKMLQDISASEGQLVVFECRVKGAPSPKVEWYREGTLIEDSPDFRILQKKPRSMAEPEEICTLVIAEVFSEDSGSFTCTASNKYGTVSSIARLTVKAAEDSSSAAALHTMSSIDFVATEHQPRPQTPSSHGANQTAKPKLEGVLVNHNEPRSSSKAGLRVHFKLPEDEKGSESSEDGSGATNQIRPNHFPEKINGQPMKIPEPTSPSKEPPPVLAKPKLDQSQLKQLHNQVLLEQQQVHQASLRELPFNSTLVNSATCLYQQCTSSLYKQSSAGAFGYGRPKQFLAPATLPQGSPCASSSATLSSAPQAAQRTANMETLMANPPAAPSRASGGFTSRSEQSLASPKEAVVPPLTLSMGSVKQFQPQTVTPAPLSPTGRIQNPVAFLSAVLPSLPTTPSTNAMGLPRSTPATPTQGLTKKNLKPLPLATEDSIRENKAALVKDLERKLHFREDANQPSGQQEYRISSFEQRLMNEIEFRLERTPVDESDDEVQHEEIPTGKYIAPIFDKRLKHFRVMEGSPITFTCKIVGIPVPKVYWFKDGKQISKKNTHFKMNREEDGTCSLHIEAATNDDDGNYTIMAANPQGRISCSGHLMVQSVPFRGRISTTQPHRTRPRVPEGDKEAVQERFFRPYFLQAPGDMVAHEGRLCRLDCKVSGLPTPDLTWLLNGKPVLPDARHKMLVRETGVHSLLIDPLSQSDAGTYTCLATNRTGQNSFSLELTVVAKEVKRAPMFLEKLQNCGVPEGYPVRLECRVVGMPPPVFYWKKDNETIPSNRERMSMHQDTTGYVCLLIQPAKKADAGWYTLSAKNEAGIVSCTARLDIYAQWHRQIPQALKLRPAGSRYTNLSSQGLDIFPAFPAPDSPVLFASPTQKLVESEEL; encoded by the exons ATGCAAGACGACAGTTTAGAAACCTCAACTTCAATATCTCAGCTTCTGAGAGAGAGTTATTTAGCAGAAACTAAACGTCAAGGGAAGAGTGAAAGAAGCAGATCAGAGCCAGTTTCTCATAATTTCCACTATGGCAATGCTTCTGGTGATTCAGATGAGGTAGCTGCTCAAGATGACCTCCCAGATCTCTCTGCCTTTTTGAGCCAAGAGGAGCTTGATGAAAGCGTAAACCTGGCCAGACAAGCTATTGATCAGAATCCACTGGAAACTAAACAGGATGAGCTTCAGGCACATTCACAGCACCCCCCAGATCAGCTGAACAACACgggaaaacacaaacaaatggCCCAGTCTACAGCTCTGAAAACATCAGACAACGGTCTGCACTCCAACTTTTGTCAGGAACATGTCAGAAACACAAAGGGGTCCAAAGGGAGCTCTCAAGATCTAAAGAAACACCACCTCCCTTCTGAATCAGAATCCAAAAAGGAATTCCTAAACAAGGCAGCAGATTTCATCGAGGAGCTCTCGTCTCTTTTCAAAGCTCACAACTCTGAAAGAATACGACCCCGAACATGCAAAAACTACAAGAGCAAAATTGATTCCAAGAACAAGTCTGCTCAAAAAGGTAGCTCTAGCCTGTCTCTCACctcagaaaacagagaaaggcTTTCCATTCCAGCACCTCAAGacttggaaaacaaagcagagaaaacttTTGAACAAACAGATCAACAGGCAGCAAACCTGGAATCTGTCAGTCAATTAACAAGTGCAGAGCTGAAAACAGAGTCAGAATCTGCATCTGTATATTCTGATGAGCCCATTGGACAACCACCACGCTTTACTCAGAAACTGAAGAGCAGGGAAGTTCCTGAAGGATCCAAAGTGCAATTGGACTGCATTGTGGTAGGAATCCCAGCACCTGAAGTCAG GTGGTACTGTGAGGGGAAGGAGCTTGAGAACTCACCAGACATTCAGATTATCCAGACAGGAGACCGCCACTCACTGATTATTGTGGAAGCTTTTGAGGAGGACACGGGGCGTTACTCGTGCTTTGCTTCCAACATCTATGGAACTGACTCCACCTCTGCAGAGATCTACATAGAAG gcATCTCTTCTTCTGACTCTGAAGGTGAAATCATCAAAGACGAAATGGATCA CAAACCCAGGCCAGCCAACACCTCTGTGaatgcagcatctcctgctgtcAGAACTGCAACCAAACATCAAGAAACCTCCAAGGTCCCACCAGCTGTGGTCCAGCCTGTGTCTGTACCTGTCCAGACTGTGTCAACACCAGCTAACCAG GCTCAAAGCCCCACTAACTATTTGCAAGGACTAGATGGAAGACCTATAATTGCTGCTCCTGTATTTACAAAG ATGTTACAGGATATTTCAGCTTCTGAGGGGCAGCTTGTTGTTTTTGAATGTCGGGTGAAAGGAGCTCCTTCCCCAAAGGTTGAATGGTATAGAGAAGGAACACTGATAGAAGACTCTCCAGATTTTAGGATATTACAGAAAA AACCACGATCTATGGCTGAACCAG AGGAGATCTGTACCCTCGTTATTGCTGAAGTATTTTCAGAAGACTCTGGCAGTTTCACCTGTACTGCAAGCAATAAATATGGCACAGTGTCCAGCATAGCTCGTCTGACTGTCAAAG CAGCTGaagacagcagcagtgctgctgcccttcaCACAATGAGCTCCATCGACTTCGTGGCCACCGAGCACCAACCTCGCCCCCAAACTCCCTCCAGCCATGGGGCAAATCAAACAGCCAAACCCAAACTGGAAGGAGTTCTTGTGAACCACAATGAACCCAGGTCCAGCTCCAAGGCAGGGCTCCGTGTCCACTTCAAGCTGCCTGAAGATGAAAAGGGAAGTGAATCATCAGAGGATGGATCTGGAGCCACAAACCAAATCAGACCCAACCATTTCCCAGAGAAGATAAATGGACAGCCAATGAAAATCCCAGAGCCAACATCACCATCCAAGGAACCTCCCCCAGTACTGGCTAAACCAAAGCT TGATCAGAGCCAGTTAAAACAGCTCCACAACCAGGTCTTGCTTGAACAACAGCAGGTGCATCAGGCATCTCTCAGAGAGCTGCCATTCAACAGCACTTTGGTGAATTCTGCCACTTGCCTGTACCAGCAGTGCACCTCGAGCCTGTACAAGCAGAGCTCAGCCGGTGCCTTTGGCTATGGGCGCCCCAAGCAGTTCCTGGCACCAGCGACTctcccccagggcagcccctgtgccagctcctcagCCACCCTCAGCAGCgctccccaggcagcccagagAACAGCCAACATGGAAACCCTCATGGCAAACCCTCCAGCTGCCCCGTCCAGAGCCTCAGGAGGGTTTACAAGCAGAAGTGAGCAGTCTCTAGCGAGCCCTAAAGAAGCCGTGGTGCCTCCATTAACACTTTCCATGGGCAGTGTCAAACAGTTCCAGCCACAGACTGTGactcctgctcccctctccccaacGGGACGGATCCAGAACCCAGTAGCTTTCCTCAGTGctgttcttccttctctccccacCACACCATCCACCAATGCCATGGGATTGCCCAGAAGCACACCTGCCAC cCCAACCCAGGgattaacaaagaaaaacctgaaGCCTCTACCATTAGCAACAGAAGATTCTATCCGGGAAAACAAAGCTGCACTTGTAAAGGACCTggaaagaaaactgcatttcagaGAGGATGCTAATCAACCAAGTGGCCAGCAG GAATACAGGATTTCCAGCTTTGAGCAGAGGCTGATGAATGAAATCGAATTTCGCCTGGAGCGGACCCCGGTGGATGAATCAGATGATGAAGTGCAACACGAGGAAATCCCCACAGGCAAATACATAGCTCCCATCTTTGATAAGAGACTCAAGCATTTTCGGGTAATGGAAGGATCCCCTATCACATTCACCTGCAAAATAGTTGGAATACCTGTTCCCAAG GTCTACTGGTTCAAGGATGGCAAGcagatttcaaagaaaaacacacatttcaaaATGAACAGAGAAGAAGATGGAACATGTTCTTTACATATTGAAGCTGCTACTAATGATGATGATGGCAACTATACAATTATGGCTGCAAACCCACAA GGGAGGATCAGTTGTTCAGGACACCTGATGGTTCAGAGTGTCCCTTTTCGGGGACGAATATCAACAACTCAGCCTCacag AACACGACCCCGGGTGCCAGAAGGAGACAAGGAGGCAGTTCAAGAACGTTTTTTCAGGCCATACTTCCTCCAGGCTCCAGGTGACATGGTGGCACACGAAGGGAGACTCTGCAGGTTGGACTGTAAG GTGAGTGGGTTACCAACTCCAGACCTGACATGGCTCCTGAATGGCAAACCTGTGCTCCCAGATGCCAGACACAAGATGCTGGTCAGAGAGACTGGAGTGCACTCCCTGCTCATCGACCCTCTCTCCCAAAGTGATGCTGGGACTTACACCTGCCTTGCCACCAACAGAACAGGACAAAATTCATTTAGTCTGGAGCTCACTGTTGTAG CAAAGGAAGTAAAAAGAGCCCCCATGTTTCTGGAGAAGCTTCAGAACTGTGGTGTTCCAGAAGGCTACCCTGTCAGATTAGAGTGCAGAGTTGTGGGAATGCCACCTCCTGTATTTTACTGGAAGAAAGACAATGAGACCATCCCATCAAACAGAGAGAGGATGAG CATGCATCAGGACACAACAGGGTATGTCTGCCTGCTGATCCAGCCTGCCAAGAAAGCAGATGCTGGTTGGTACACCTTGTCTGCCAAGAACGAAGCTGGCATTGTCTCCTGCACTGCTCGACTCGACATATACG CTCAGTGGCACCGTCAGATTCCACAAGCGCTCAAGCTCCGCCCCGCTGGCAGCCGCTACACGAACCTCAGCAGCCAAGGACTCGACATCTTCCCTGCCTTTCCAGCTCCTGACAGCCCCGTGCTGTTTGCATCCCCCACCCAAAAGTTGGTGGAG
- the MYPN gene encoding myopalladin isoform X2, with protein sequence MQDDSLETSTSISQLLRESYLAETKRQGKSERSRSEPVSHNFHYGNASGDSDEVAAQDDLPDLSAFLSQEELDESVNLARQAIDQNPLETKQDELQAHSQHPPDQLNNTGKHKQMAQSTALKTSDNGLHSNFCQEHVRNTKGSKGSSQDLKKHHLPSESESKKEFLNKAADFIEELSSLFKAHNSERIRPRTCKNYKSKIDSKNKSAQKGSSSLSLTSENRERLSIPAPQDLENKAEKTFEQTDQQAANLESVSQLTSAELKTESESASVYSDEPIGQPPRFTQKLKSREVPEGSKVQLDCIVVGIPAPEVRWYCEGKELENSPDIQIIQTGDRHSLIIVEAFEEDTGRYSCFASNIYGTDSTSAEIYIEGISSSDSEGEIIKDEMDHKPRPANTSVNAASPAVRTATKHQETSKVPPAVVQPVSVPVQTVSTPANQAQSPTNYLQGLDGRPIIAAPVFTKMLQDISASEGQLVVFECRVKGAPSPKVEWYREGTLIEDSPDFRILQKKPRSMAEPEEICTLVIAEVFSEDSGSFTCTASNKYGTVSSIARLTVKAEDSSSAAALHTMSSIDFVATEHQPRPQTPSSHGANQTAKPKLEGVLVNHNEPRSSSKAGLRVHFKLPEDEKGSESSEDGSGATNQIRPNHFPEKINGQPMKIPEPTSPSKEPPPVLAKPKLDQSQLKQLHNQVLLEQQQVHQASLRELPFNSTLVNSATCLYQQCTSSLYKQSSAGAFGYGRPKQFLAPATLPQGSPCASSSATLSSAPQAAQRTANMETLMANPPAAPSRASGGFTSRSEQSLASPKEAVVPPLTLSMGSVKQFQPQTVTPAPLSPTGRIQNPVAFLSAVLPSLPTTPSTNAMGLPRSTPATPTQGLTKKNLKPLPLATEDSIRENKAALVKDLERKLHFREDANQPSGQQEYRISSFEQRLMNEIEFRLERTPVDESDDEVQHEEIPTGKYIAPIFDKRLKHFRVMEGSPITFTCKIVGIPVPKVYWFKDGKQISKKNTHFKMNREEDGTCSLHIEAATNDDDGNYTIMAANPQGRISCSGHLMVQSVPFRGRISTTQPHRTRPRVPEGDKEAVQERFFRPYFLQAPGDMVAHEGRLCRLDCKVSGLPTPDLTWLLNGKPVLPDARHKMLVRETGVHSLLIDPLSQSDAGTYTCLATNRTGQNSFSLELTVVAKEVKRAPMFLEKLQNCGVPEGYPVRLECRVVGMPPPVFYWKKDNETIPSNRERMSMHQDTTGYVCLLIQPAKKADAGWYTLSAKNEAGIVSCTARLDIYAQWHRQIPQALKLRPAGSRYTNLSSQGLDIFPAFPAPDSPVLFASPTQKLVESEEL encoded by the exons ATGCAAGACGACAGTTTAGAAACCTCAACTTCAATATCTCAGCTTCTGAGAGAGAGTTATTTAGCAGAAACTAAACGTCAAGGGAAGAGTGAAAGAAGCAGATCAGAGCCAGTTTCTCATAATTTCCACTATGGCAATGCTTCTGGTGATTCAGATGAGGTAGCTGCTCAAGATGACCTCCCAGATCTCTCTGCCTTTTTGAGCCAAGAGGAGCTTGATGAAAGCGTAAACCTGGCCAGACAAGCTATTGATCAGAATCCACTGGAAACTAAACAGGATGAGCTTCAGGCACATTCACAGCACCCCCCAGATCAGCTGAACAACACgggaaaacacaaacaaatggCCCAGTCTACAGCTCTGAAAACATCAGACAACGGTCTGCACTCCAACTTTTGTCAGGAACATGTCAGAAACACAAAGGGGTCCAAAGGGAGCTCTCAAGATCTAAAGAAACACCACCTCCCTTCTGAATCAGAATCCAAAAAGGAATTCCTAAACAAGGCAGCAGATTTCATCGAGGAGCTCTCGTCTCTTTTCAAAGCTCACAACTCTGAAAGAATACGACCCCGAACATGCAAAAACTACAAGAGCAAAATTGATTCCAAGAACAAGTCTGCTCAAAAAGGTAGCTCTAGCCTGTCTCTCACctcagaaaacagagaaaggcTTTCCATTCCAGCACCTCAAGacttggaaaacaaagcagagaaaacttTTGAACAAACAGATCAACAGGCAGCAAACCTGGAATCTGTCAGTCAATTAACAAGTGCAGAGCTGAAAACAGAGTCAGAATCTGCATCTGTATATTCTGATGAGCCCATTGGACAACCACCACGCTTTACTCAGAAACTGAAGAGCAGGGAAGTTCCTGAAGGATCCAAAGTGCAATTGGACTGCATTGTGGTAGGAATCCCAGCACCTGAAGTCAG GTGGTACTGTGAGGGGAAGGAGCTTGAGAACTCACCAGACATTCAGATTATCCAGACAGGAGACCGCCACTCACTGATTATTGTGGAAGCTTTTGAGGAGGACACGGGGCGTTACTCGTGCTTTGCTTCCAACATCTATGGAACTGACTCCACCTCTGCAGAGATCTACATAGAAG gcATCTCTTCTTCTGACTCTGAAGGTGAAATCATCAAAGACGAAATGGATCA CAAACCCAGGCCAGCCAACACCTCTGTGaatgcagcatctcctgctgtcAGAACTGCAACCAAACATCAAGAAACCTCCAAGGTCCCACCAGCTGTGGTCCAGCCTGTGTCTGTACCTGTCCAGACTGTGTCAACACCAGCTAACCAG GCTCAAAGCCCCACTAACTATTTGCAAGGACTAGATGGAAGACCTATAATTGCTGCTCCTGTATTTACAAAG ATGTTACAGGATATTTCAGCTTCTGAGGGGCAGCTTGTTGTTTTTGAATGTCGGGTGAAAGGAGCTCCTTCCCCAAAGGTTGAATGGTATAGAGAAGGAACACTGATAGAAGACTCTCCAGATTTTAGGATATTACAGAAAA AACCACGATCTATGGCTGAACCAG AGGAGATCTGTACCCTCGTTATTGCTGAAGTATTTTCAGAAGACTCTGGCAGTTTCACCTGTACTGCAAGCAATAAATATGGCACAGTGTCCAGCATAGCTCGTCTGACTGTCAAAG CTGaagacagcagcagtgctgctgcccttcaCACAATGAGCTCCATCGACTTCGTGGCCACCGAGCACCAACCTCGCCCCCAAACTCCCTCCAGCCATGGGGCAAATCAAACAGCCAAACCCAAACTGGAAGGAGTTCTTGTGAACCACAATGAACCCAGGTCCAGCTCCAAGGCAGGGCTCCGTGTCCACTTCAAGCTGCCTGAAGATGAAAAGGGAAGTGAATCATCAGAGGATGGATCTGGAGCCACAAACCAAATCAGACCCAACCATTTCCCAGAGAAGATAAATGGACAGCCAATGAAAATCCCAGAGCCAACATCACCATCCAAGGAACCTCCCCCAGTACTGGCTAAACCAAAGCT TGATCAGAGCCAGTTAAAACAGCTCCACAACCAGGTCTTGCTTGAACAACAGCAGGTGCATCAGGCATCTCTCAGAGAGCTGCCATTCAACAGCACTTTGGTGAATTCTGCCACTTGCCTGTACCAGCAGTGCACCTCGAGCCTGTACAAGCAGAGCTCAGCCGGTGCCTTTGGCTATGGGCGCCCCAAGCAGTTCCTGGCACCAGCGACTctcccccagggcagcccctgtgccagctcctcagCCACCCTCAGCAGCgctccccaggcagcccagagAACAGCCAACATGGAAACCCTCATGGCAAACCCTCCAGCTGCCCCGTCCAGAGCCTCAGGAGGGTTTACAAGCAGAAGTGAGCAGTCTCTAGCGAGCCCTAAAGAAGCCGTGGTGCCTCCATTAACACTTTCCATGGGCAGTGTCAAACAGTTCCAGCCACAGACTGTGactcctgctcccctctccccaacGGGACGGATCCAGAACCCAGTAGCTTTCCTCAGTGctgttcttccttctctccccacCACACCATCCACCAATGCCATGGGATTGCCCAGAAGCACACCTGCCAC cCCAACCCAGGgattaacaaagaaaaacctgaaGCCTCTACCATTAGCAACAGAAGATTCTATCCGGGAAAACAAAGCTGCACTTGTAAAGGACCTggaaagaaaactgcatttcagaGAGGATGCTAATCAACCAAGTGGCCAGCAG GAATACAGGATTTCCAGCTTTGAGCAGAGGCTGATGAATGAAATCGAATTTCGCCTGGAGCGGACCCCGGTGGATGAATCAGATGATGAAGTGCAACACGAGGAAATCCCCACAGGCAAATACATAGCTCCCATCTTTGATAAGAGACTCAAGCATTTTCGGGTAATGGAAGGATCCCCTATCACATTCACCTGCAAAATAGTTGGAATACCTGTTCCCAAG GTCTACTGGTTCAAGGATGGCAAGcagatttcaaagaaaaacacacatttcaaaATGAACAGAGAAGAAGATGGAACATGTTCTTTACATATTGAAGCTGCTACTAATGATGATGATGGCAACTATACAATTATGGCTGCAAACCCACAA GGGAGGATCAGTTGTTCAGGACACCTGATGGTTCAGAGTGTCCCTTTTCGGGGACGAATATCAACAACTCAGCCTCacag AACACGACCCCGGGTGCCAGAAGGAGACAAGGAGGCAGTTCAAGAACGTTTTTTCAGGCCATACTTCCTCCAGGCTCCAGGTGACATGGTGGCACACGAAGGGAGACTCTGCAGGTTGGACTGTAAG GTGAGTGGGTTACCAACTCCAGACCTGACATGGCTCCTGAATGGCAAACCTGTGCTCCCAGATGCCAGACACAAGATGCTGGTCAGAGAGACTGGAGTGCACTCCCTGCTCATCGACCCTCTCTCCCAAAGTGATGCTGGGACTTACACCTGCCTTGCCACCAACAGAACAGGACAAAATTCATTTAGTCTGGAGCTCACTGTTGTAG CAAAGGAAGTAAAAAGAGCCCCCATGTTTCTGGAGAAGCTTCAGAACTGTGGTGTTCCAGAAGGCTACCCTGTCAGATTAGAGTGCAGAGTTGTGGGAATGCCACCTCCTGTATTTTACTGGAAGAAAGACAATGAGACCATCCCATCAAACAGAGAGAGGATGAG CATGCATCAGGACACAACAGGGTATGTCTGCCTGCTGATCCAGCCTGCCAAGAAAGCAGATGCTGGTTGGTACACCTTGTCTGCCAAGAACGAAGCTGGCATTGTCTCCTGCACTGCTCGACTCGACATATACG CTCAGTGGCACCGTCAGATTCCACAAGCGCTCAAGCTCCGCCCCGCTGGCAGCCGCTACACGAACCTCAGCAGCCAAGGACTCGACATCTTCCCTGCCTTTCCAGCTCCTGACAGCCCCGTGCTGTTTGCATCCCCCACCCAAAAGTTGGTGGAG